From Eptesicus fuscus isolate TK198812 chromosome 13, DD_ASM_mEF_20220401, whole genome shotgun sequence, the proteins below share one genomic window:
- the LOC103303446 gene encoding olfactory receptor 51I2-like, translating to MGGHPHNSSEFPPFTLTGLPGLETSQHWMFLLLGTLYIVSIVGNALILFIIKEKQSLHQPMYYFLSMLSVNDLGVSFSTLPTVLATFCFHLRKISFDSCMAQMFFIHFFSFTESGILLVMSFDRYVAICNPLRYATVLTDARVACMGMFVIIRSFCMVFPLPFLLKRLSFCKVNVLSHAYCLHPDLIRLPCGDITINNIFGLFIVISTFGLDSALILISYVLILRSVLAIASWEERLKTLNTCVSHMCAVLIFYVPMVGVSMAARYGRHAPQYVHTLMSLIYLFVPPMLNPVIYSIKTKEIRQRLFKILMGTKF from the coding sequence ATGGGAGGTCACCCCCACAACAGCTCAGAATTTCCACCTTTCACCCTGACTGGTCTTCCAGGGCTGGAGACCTCCCAACATTGGATGTTTCTACTCCTTGGTACCCTCTATATTGTCTCCATTGTGGGCAATGCCCTTATCCTTTTTATTATCAAGGAGAAGCAGAGCTTGCATCAGCCTATGTACTATTTCCTGTCCATGCTGTCAGTTAATGACCTAGGTGTGTCTTTTTCCACACTGCCCACAGTACTGGCCACATTTTGCTTTCACTTAAGGAAGATCAGCTTTGATTCTTGCATGGCTCAAATgttctttatccatttcttctcctTCACAGAGTCTGGAATCCTGCTGGTTATGAGCTTTGaccgctatgtggccatctgTAACCCACTGCGCTATGCCACAGTGCTCACTGATGCCCGCGTGGCATGCATGGGCATGTTTGTTATCATTCGCAGTTTCTGTATGGTTTTCCCATTGCCTTTCCTTCTGAAGAGGTTGTCTTTCTGCAAGGTCAATGTACTCTCTCATGCCTACTGCCTGCATCCAGATCTTATCCGCCTGCCATGTGGTGACATCACCATCAATAATATTTTTGGTCTATTCATTGTCATCTCTACCTTTGGTCTGGACTCTGCACTAATTCTCATCTCCTATGTGCTTATACTACGCTCTGTACTTGCCATTGCCTCTTGGGAAGAACGGTTAAAGACACTCAACACGTGTGTATCACACATGTGTGCTGTGCTCATCTTCTATGTGCCCATGGTTGGTGTGTCTATGGCAGCTCGCTATGGGAGGCATGCTCCACAGTATGTGCACACACTGATGTCCctcatttatctttttgttcctcCAATGCTCAACCCTGTTATCTATTCCATCAAAACCAAAGAGATTCGTCAGAGGCTTTTCAAAATACTAATGGGAACCAAGTTTTAA